A window of Nicotiana sylvestris chromosome 8, ASM39365v2, whole genome shotgun sequence genomic DNA:
TTGGTAAGTTTATTGTCAAGAGTCATCATTTCCCCAATTACTATAGCTTAGATAGAATTGATGGTTGATGGTAAGAGTGATGGTTGTTGTTCTGCTAATTATAACATTAAATTAAGAGGCACTGAATCAAATGAATTCATATTAATTGTTTCATCACCAACTTACTTTTTCTTGCACTAAATCATAACATTGTTGAACAATCGGCCCCATTTTATACTAATGTTACCTTATGAAATGTTGAAAGTACACctttttatgttttcatttctttttaagTTGGTTTACACGTTCTAATCTTATGAAAGCATCTGCCTAACTCAACTCTTTTGAGATAACAAACTACGAGCTAACAAACACTGTAAAGCTTTATATAACAGTACTCTCTGTCTCATGTCTCATCTAAGAAGGCATATATATATCTAACTCAGCACAGAGCTTAAAAATTATTTGACTTATAAATTGTTCTAGTAGTAGTAGtagaataaatataaataatgaatgAAAAGATAGTTCGACAAATACAATATCGCATGGTTACATGAATTTGAATTCTTGAAAGTAGTGACAGTAAATGAAATAATATTACTATTAGAAtggtgcaatttttttttttttaaatatctcAATATGAAAAGAATAGTATAAATTCGGAAGCCCAGAGGCAAGGGTCCAACTCTTCCTAAGTCAATAACAATAAGTTCCATCTGATTCCTTATAGGAGTAGTAAATTTTGTTGAAAGAAAAGGTGACCTCTGGATTGGTTCCAAAGAAAAGGTAGTAGTGCCCTTTTGGGCACAAAATACCTTTCTActattaaaaaaaaagttacgtAAGTacataaaatgcagtataatactatGTTTTACTTTAACGCATCTCTTTGACTTTCCAAAATAGCAATAGTGCTATATGAAGTGAAACGGTGGGAGTAACGGTACGTATTATTTCAGCAGAAATGTGAAAACTATGCAAAGCAACAAAAATAAATATCTCTATGATTGTTCAACGTACAAATAGCATGGGctaaccagttttcggactggtcatttaaaaatagtcagcgtttgcaaagtcattgaaaaatagcctctattttgctgtaacacggaaagtttcagcataatatattggagattagagcacttgtgtatgaactttcagcatattatgctggagtattttccggattttgaacagtgttttcgttcagatttatctttacatgaaaagtggctaaatttcaattacttttgaaactgtggctatttttgaatgaccacttataaatctggttatttttgaatttcctCCTTGTTCAACTAGACTAGATAAGCCCAATCTTTTTGTCGGGCCTAATCAACTTTGAATTAGAACGGACTTCCTACAACTGGGCCTTTAACCTATACGTTCTTAGCCCAAGATCAACAACATAAGTTGCTGATAGCCTCGAATGCCCATCCTACCAATAAGCAGGAAAGATGCTCTAAATCCTAAAATATAATACAACACAATAACCACCAAAAAGACAACAAAAATAGCAGAAACTATACCTCAAAAAGCTGCACTAAGCTCTAGAAATAGATCAAAAATAGTAGAAACTACAAAAATTGTACCTCTAAATGTGAGGTTCCACTGATTTCTTTTTTACACAGTTGCCATAGGACCTGACAGATCCAGGACTACAAAGGGCATTGAATCAATCATATAATAGGGACAAACAATGACGTTTAATTAACTCCTTTTTAATTGCAAAACATCCATCATATCCTTCTTTATACAGAAAAGATGGTACATTACTCAAAGTTACTCACAGAAGATCACAATCCTTTCTGGAAATGTTATACTAATAGTTGTCATGGAAAAGGAAATGAAAAGCTAATTAGGTGAAAACATCAAAGTTTATCATGCTGATTGAAATGAAATTAGATTCAAATATCATGACACTTATCTCTGATGTATTATTGAATATCGTTGGTACGTTATAATTTACACAGCATCTTGCAATACATGTAAATAACACATAGGCCAGTTGTTTCATTCAGTATCTGATATGCTAACTGCACCTTACTGCTGAATCTTCACCTTTTTCCGCCAAATGTGCCAAAAGCTCAGCCAAATCTCTCAAAATCTGTCCTTGAGAGCCCGATGTAAGATATTGCAGCTTCATCCATAAAGTATCCTCTTGCATTTTGGGGGTGTACAGAATGTATCCATTTACTGCTCTACAAATAGAACTGGACCCTGACCAAATTAAGAAGCAAAGTTTGTAGTCAATATATTGCTTAATGCGATATATAATGTCAGCTGAGGGTTTCTACTGCCCACCAGCTGCTCTTGAAGTTCTTAGTTAGCTTTTGTAATTCACTGAAGGCGTCTTGCTTCCTCCCACCCAAGAAAATCATTCTGCTTTCATGTTTGACAATTTGTTCACTAATAAAGCATAAATGTGTAGGCCAGCGGTGAGATTGTTCTGATACAAGCTTATTGGATCCAGATAATCAACGGCATATACAATCTATTGCATTACACGTGAAGAAACAAAAACTGGTTATTTGAATTCACGGAATAAGCAATTGTTGAAGCTGGCCTAAGAGAAGCAATAACATTTAGTAAAGGCAAGCGACTGCTGCCTGTTGGCAATGGCTGAAATAACCCTCAGTCTGTTTCAGAAACAACTTTTCTCAGTTCAGTAATCAGTATAGGGGAGGGGTTACAACAGAGATATCAATGTTTGGTACCAAAGGCCTATAAAGAAAGTTGAGTCCTTTTCTTAAGGCAATAACTATTGCCCGTTGGGAATGGctaaaatagagcaaaaaattcATTTCAATTAGTACTTCTTTCCTCAGGTCAGAAATCAGCATAGGTGTTCTAACAGAGATGGCACAGGTTTTATATGCCTATAAAGAATGTTGATTTCACTTCTAGCTAATACAATGGTTTAGATTGACATATCTTACACCAAATATCATTCCAATCAACCCATGAGCCCGAGCTTTCCACGGAGTAATCCCATTTCAGAAGCACTTCAATGTAATCACAAAAAGTACCATAGTATTTAAAAATGCTAAAACTGCTGCTGGTATACTAAATGTTAGTCAGCTTCAGCTTTTTCCTCACCAACTATATGGTTTAACAGAGTTAGTTTGTGCAAGATTGTTACTATCAAATTTAAATACCAACAAATTAATAGCCTAATAAACACATATATCACGAGTTATTGCTTTACTCTGTTAGTATATGATAGATTGATAGtgaacctcaatctttactcATGAAAATTAATTTTTCAAAAGAGTACCAAGCACGCTGAATACGTTATCGTTAAATGACCTctgattttgtatttttgttctctcttTTAGCTAAACAAGTCTAATTCTGATAATCAAATTGGAGTAATGAGATTCATTTGTTTTAGCCAGTAAAATAATTTAGCATATACAAGTGCACGATAAATTTTGAACAGCTAGATATGCAAATAAAAGAGAATGCTTTAAAAGACTAACCGAGCTAGGTCCTCACAGCTAGCGCATCAATCAGCAGCAAATGGGGCAAAGCACCAACCCATTTTCATTACACTCAGTACATTTCACCACCACAGTTCTCCCCTCTTTCTGTTCCATGTCTTCCTTCAGCACCATCACCATCTTGCAGCTCCCATTACAAGCAAAACAAGGCAAGAACCTAACACCCCCACAACCCTCACAAACAAAACCAGCTTTCACCTTCGGCAAACCTTGAAGCAAATCCCCTAAATTCCCTTCCTCCACAATCCTCATCACCTCCTCAACCCCACCTATATACCTCCCTCTAAAAAACACCCTAGGAGGTATTAACTCAGTGCTCTCTTTACCCTTCATCAGCTCCTTCAATTCATCCCTGAAGCCCCTATCCATTGAAATATCCCTCTCAGAATATAAAACCCCAAGCCCCTCAATCGCTGATCTCACTGCATTACAAGCCTCAAAGGTCTTCCTCACTCCCCTCAGCGTTGTTGTGTATATAACTATTTTATCTTCACCATTTGGGGGACAAAGCTTTTCAAAACCATCAAGCTTGGAATCAAAAGACATTAATCTTGTTGGCTTAAAAATGTCAGCTTTATTAACCGCATGATCAAAAGATGGAATATTTGGGCTTGAATTCTCTTTGTTAGGGAAAGATTTCAAGAATCTGAAGCTAGAATCAGGGGTAGACAACTTGGGTAAAGAGGAAAACCGAAAGCTGTCACTGATGGGTGTCATGGAGGTGGAATCAAGACCAGCCATAAGCTCCCAAGAATTGATAATATCGGAGGTGTGTGACTTGAGGGTTCTGGGTTCAGACAAGGGGCTTGGAAAAAGTGAACCAAGAGTGTGGCGAGGGGGTGGGGTAGGGGTAGGAGGGACAGTGGTGGTGGAGGAGGGTGGAGGAGAGGAAGGTGGGTCAAGGGTCAAGAGGCCATAAGTGGTGGAAGTGAGAGAGACAATGTGGTGGCTGAAACCGGCGGCTGAGCCACCCATTTGGGTGAATTCATTGTCTTGGTTGAGCAGAGTTGATGAAACGCAACCCATTATTGCAATGGCAGAAGAGAGACTCAACGAAATAAGGAGGGTGAAGTGAAGAGTATGAAGAGGACAAAGTGAATGTAAAAGGGATCAGAGAGAGTAAAATACAGGAGAAGACTTTTCTGAAGCGTGAGAAAGATTTTGATAATAGTACTACTACAATACTTGTTTAATGGCGGAGTTCGAGGAGTTTGCattcaatttttgaaaaatgacaGTGGTGGACATAGACGTGTGGGATTGTGGGAGCAGATTGCTTTCTTTCTTGCATTTTTGCTACTTTTACCgctcaaatatttcattttcaaaTTCAACCCCTTGAGTTACTGTTTCTGTCGTAAAGCCTAAAAAGGGAGCCTATCCGCATCACTTTTGTCCCTTTTTTCTTAATtatatttctttctctttctttttttgttgGATAAACAGTGAATAGTAGTAGTATTTTTCAGTTTATGTGATCATCTCCTTTTTggttcgttccaaaaagaatgactcatttctaaatttgaaaataatttagcttaaacttacaattctactcttaatgagaagtttttataaccacacaaatactctgggcctctttttgacttgtttagaaccataaattttaatcattttttcttaaacttcgtgcacAGTCAAATATGTTCGAATAAATTGGAACAAAGAAGTAGTAGATTTGAAATTGATACTCATTTTTAAGTATATATAAATTTAACTGAAATCACTAGACAACAACTCTAATCCTATTGTATATTTATGTACGCTAGGTAGGTTCTTTGGTTTTTCTGCAAGAAGTGCTCTCTTTGTTTTAGAAAACAAAAGGTACTTATAACGCTTTAGTGAACAAATCTTGTTCCATTCAACTTAATtatttcaataatatttttattttttttttgtaatttttgagtGTATCTTTTCACAGTATCTCGTTAATTGCTTTCACGAGTAGAAGATTACTTCTCATTTATGATTAGCAAAATATTTTCCTCTCATTTACGGTTAGTAAAATGTTTTTCTCCTTCTGTTGAATTGATGCTGTAAATTAGATTGACGTGCCATATGTTTTACATAAGCTATACCCTATATTATGACTCTATGACTGAGGCCTTTGAATAATTTCACTATCAAGATCGAATGCGATTTGGTTTATTGCACGGAAttctttttttaaacaaaaatcgaACAATTGGAAATATGGGGAAAAAGAAAGTAATACTTTATTACTCCAAAGGAATAACGAATCATATCATACAAAAAATGTGCGACTTTATTCTAACTCAATTACCTTGACACTATTTGACCAAAAAAATATCTTTTGTGTTATGTAAATCTCAGATCTTTTCAAGGTTGGAGTTTTATACTGAACTCAACAACGTTAGTTAAAATGTCATGTTTAAATAAAAAGGAATTAGAAAATTAATTTCTaacaaaaattatttaatttgGACACTGAGCCAGCTTGTCTGTTTAGTGATGGACCTTCCAAAAGCATGTTTTTATGCCCCGACTTTTGAAACCTTGAATACATTACTACAGTTTATCATTGGAACTTGTTACTCCCTCCGATTcataataagtgatcaatttattTTTAACACGCacattaagaaaatattaaattctatataaaaatacctagtatgactaaactacccttaattaaatatttaatgtgaggagtaagaaaatTTTTAAGGAATatgtacataagggtaattttgtaaaaacaaattgaattgtttcttgattatataaataaaCACTTactttggaccaaaataaaaaagcaaattagTCACTTATTATGGATCGGAGGGAGTAAACTGCATCTCAAGCAACCGTTTTTGAGTCAAAGAACAacccaacaaaaagaaaaagcaaaaaaaaaaaaaaagttgaaaggACAAAAAATTATTAATAAAAGTTGATATATTTGGTTGGGGTGAAGCGAGGAAGAGTTGAAGAGTGGAAACAAATGTGAATTATATCCAAGGATACGAAGTACTGGAGTGCCGAGTACCTCTCAATATCACAAATGGGGAGGGGATAAAGAATATCCCTTTTATTTCCCTTCTAACTATACCAAACATTTAAACGTAAGTCATTTCATTTTGTATTGGCACAAGTGAAGTATGAATACATTAGTCGACCATCTTGACGTGAAAATGGAAGAGTCATAAATAAAGTTATGCGTCAAAGTAAAATAAAGTTGTACATATTTAACAAGAACAAATCAATAGAGACCAATCTAGAATACTTCCCAACAGTTTAATCAGCACATAAAGTTTTATAATTGTACTTATATGGGCCAAAATCTGACCACGAGATGGTTCTTTAAAAGGAACAATAAGGgtatatgggtcaaaatctgtAGCATAATGGTCGGCCTCAAGAGGAATAATAAGGGATCGACCAAGCAGTAATCATGTCCATGAGGCGAGATAGCAAAGAGCACATCGGCCATCATCGGGGTCAAATCGTTGGAAAGCGTGCATCATAGAACAAACGTTGTGTTCGAACAAACGACGAAAGATACAGTCGTAAgaaatgtcatgggcggctttccagccatgcCTCATCagcccttgggcgcgccccgtggcgtcctagcaagcctcccaATGCCTAGTGCCACGGACGAccccgtggtcttggtcgcgcTAAGTGACAAGTGcacatgtgcctctgtcgccccatcAATATCCCTCGCCTGCGCCCAGCCGCAGGAAGATGCCAATAGCGCCGCGAACACAGACTGTGATGCCAAAGATAATGCTGCTGACAACGGACTTATTTctgccttgtagaaaactaagtccttttctttgtaaatatagagtagttttatttcatgtacctccattatgtttctctagcttaatcaagtctagtcttgtagctttggtttattttttttaagtattattaggggagatcaagcaatcaaactttctagcaagcaaacaattctctgtactggtgtctctccccctcgacaccgcgttgcTTTTCTGTAATAGCtctcattaatgcaatcaagcttttttcattctcaattctcatttatgttctctcaattgcttttGACATTagttttcccgtacggcactgacaatctagtctagcgtatggaggggacctcagttggcggacaataactgcactgacatcagttgcttagtcttacgtcgcccttccaaggaatctaaGGAAGGCGCCGCATAAAAGTTGGTATCATatcctaggctcgacatcggacgagggaacgcattgccattaccaccatttctgaccatggtgaatcatggggaccgtatagcggcccttgaacagacggttgacggattacgacccatcgtggatacggtgcctgaactaagaaccagcctagtgcaaaggttggacgacctagACCGCAGGGTGCTTCAGGCCaaagttgacatagaaaacatcagtcgcAACTCTGAGGGagaccgacaaacggcagccgCAAAGGCAGCCaaaatttttggcaaattcgagagactccaacaggagcgtgccgatgATTTAGCTTACAGGGTAAAAGAGGCAGATAGGGTGATTGCCATGCAACAAATTATTGACGACTTGACAGataagctcaatgttgtcaatgttGTTTTGTAAGGCCTTCTTCGAGGAGGTAGAAACCAAATCGGGGGCACTGTGAACCCCGTTTCCGCTACACAAAAGCTAaaaattcctgagccaaagccatacagtggagctaggaatgccaagaaagtggaaaacttcatctttgaCATCGAACAGTACTTCGATGTTGTTAGGGGCCTAGAAGAAGTTAAGAAGGTAGCAATTGTTGCCATGaatcttcagggtgatgctaaactctggtggcaTGTGAAGTACGAAGCCATCAGGGCCAGTGAAGATGCTCTCGAGACATGGGCAGAACTAAAGGTAGCCATACGCCTACAGTTTTTCCCCGAAAATTTTGAATACAACGGAAGGAGAAAGCTATAAGAGCTCCGCCAGACCAAATCAGTGCAGGACTACGTGCGAgaattctccgcgctcatgctaAGCATACGTGACATGGGAgacaaagacaagctcttcacCTTCCTGGAAGGGTTGAAACCTTATGCCCCTGTGAAACTGCAGAGACAAAGGGTAGATACCCTacccaaggcgatccaagcagctGAATGCCTTGGGACTATCGAGTGGAAGATCGGAAGGATAGGCCTCAGATGCCTGCCCGAGCGGGATTCAAAGGGTGCCAGCCTAGCTatggtggccctagcagaagtggggAAGATTGGAGTGCAACCAAATCTAAGGCTCCCTCCTTAGGCAGCAATAGTGCTGCGTCAAACAATAATGACCGGGGGAAAAAGCCTCCTTCAAGATGTCGTCATTGCGGCtgaccacattggaacaatgagtgcCTACATGCACAGATGAACGCccatcaagcttttgatgatgggACTGATGACGACTCAAACGATGCGGATCAGACTGAACcagtaggtgccttcaatgcaattgttggctctatttCTGAGGCATTAGCGGAGAATACTGctggtatccgtaagaagaaggacTCATGTCCAATCAACAataaagggaaaaagaaggcggatgagGGGACTCCTTTTAAACAAtagaggaccttaatgttcgtcgagatgaaggtgaatggcaagcccattcgggcgatgatagacacgggtgctacccacaac
This region includes:
- the LOC104224460 gene encoding uncharacterized protein At5g39865-like, with the translated sequence MGCVSSTLLNQDNEFTQMGGSAAGFSHHIVSLTSTTYGLLTLDPPSSPPPSSTTTVPPTPTPPPRHTLGSLFPSPLSEPRTLKSHTSDIINSWELMAGLDSTSMTPISDSFRFSSLPKLSTPDSSFRFLKSFPNKENSSPNIPSFDHAVNKADIFKPTRLMSFDSKLDGFEKLCPPNGEDKIVIYTTTLRGVRKTFEACNAVRSAIEGLGVLYSERDISMDRGFRDELKELMKGKESTELIPPRVFFRGRYIGGVEEVMRIVEEGNLGDLLQGLPKVKAGFVCEGCGGVRFLPCFACNGSCKMVMVLKEDMEQKEGRTVVVKCTECNENGLVLCPICC